The Odocoileus virginianus isolate 20LAN1187 ecotype Illinois chromosome 2, Ovbor_1.2, whole genome shotgun sequence genomic interval tgcattgagttggtgatgccatccaatcatctcatcctctgttgtccccttctcctcttgccttcaatctttcccagcatcagggtgttttctaatgagtcagcgcttcccatcaggtggccacagtattggagcttcattttcagcatcagtccttccagtgaatattcagggttgatttcctttagcattggctgatttgatctccttgctatccaagggactttcaagagtcttctccagcaccacagttcgaaagcatcgattcttcagtgctcggccttctttatggcccaactttcacatccatgcatgactactggaaaaactatagctttgactctacatgtatatatatatatagctgaatcactttgctgtatacctgcaACTAACAAAaccctgtaaatcaactacatttcaattttaaaaaagaagaacaataTCTAGAATGAAACACATCTGGAGAAAGAGAACATCATCCAGAATCTCAAGTTATTGCTACAATAATGATTGCTGATGCACAGAAAAATCAAACAGCCAGACCTAGGAGGACATTacagcttggggaaaaaaagattcataGGGACTCTAGATATTGGTGTTATCAAAGAGACTTTAAGTTATGTTTAATATGTTGAGGGCAAGAAAAGAAGAATTTTGATAGAGAATTGGAAACTATTAAAAGCAAGGAAtttctagaataaaaataataatcaagatTGAGAACTTGTTGGGTTTAGAAACTGATTAGACACCACAGGTGTGTTCTGTAGCTACTGAGAATCTATGGGCTGGATGCTATTTTTCAAACTATGTAGTAGCAGTCCACAACAAGATAGGAAATTTGTACCAGCATGTAGAACAACATTGACCCTAAACACATCATTTAGTTCAgctggcatttttaaaaaattttattggagtataattgatttacaatggcatgtttcaaatgtacagccaagtgaatcaattatacatatacaagtatccactgttttagattcttttcccatataggccattacagggtactgagtagagttccctgtgctatacagtaggttctcattagttatctattttgtatatattaggTTGGTGTGAAAGTAATCgtggtttttgcattgttgaaatttgccatttgatattggaaccaccaggcttcccaggtggtgacagtggtagagaatccacttgccagttagggagatgtaagagatgcgggttcgattgctgggtcaggacTATCCACCACTtggaaccaccactgcactgtacattcctTAAAACTAGAAAAGGAACTACTAGATCTATAACCTACAGCAAACATGATAATTCGTGGTGCCATCTTGAAAATTTTCCCTTTGAGACTGGGAATGAGACTAGGATGCCTTCTGTCATTCCGTTTATTCAAGATTGTGCTGCAAGTCCTAGATGCAATATCTTAGCAATCAAAGCTGTAAGaattgaaaaaaggaagaaataacctATTGTTATTCACATACAATATGACCACAGATACTTAAAGAttctagaaaatacaaaagaatccaaaataagGTTGCTAGATATAAGgactatattttttaatcaattatttCTACATAACAGCAACAAAGTGAAATTTTTGAAAGACACCATTTACAATAACATCAAAACCCCCCAAATATAtagaagtaaatttaaaagaaagaccTCCACATagtaaactataaaacactgagactcggtagttatttttttaaaaattgttgagaaAAATCTTTAAGAGATAAGTAAATGGAGCATATGTTATAATCTTAAGTTGAAACTCAGTATTTTGGAGATGTTGACTACCTCAAATTAATCTATGAATTTAGTGTAATCCCAAATCAGAATCTCAATAGGGCTTTTGCAGGGAGAGCAGTATAGTACTTCAAGCTCTGATTCTAAAATATATCTGGATATTCGATGAGTCAGATAGCCAAGACACTGCTGAAGATGAAGAATATTGTGGGAAGACTTGTTTTATTGGATATTAAGAACtattataaaactacagtaattaaGATAGTGCCATTTTAGGTGTAAGGATGGATAGATACCAAGTTGTAACTAACTCTGAGAAAATGAACATATGTCTTTAAAAGAAACCCCAGGTTGAAGATACTACTACTAATGCAAGCACACGTAAACAAGAAAAAGAGTTTAGTCAGCCACTTTATCTTacccatttttttcttaacacaGATTCTAAGCATTTGGATATTAGAGGTTATTCCTTACTCTTAAAAATCTTTAGTAGAACCTATTTACTAGATTTAATAGAATCATAATACTGTTTATATAGAAAGTTTAGTAGTTAGTTTGAATTAATTTATTGTGTGCTTAAGTTACAGTTATGAATCTTTTTCGGTTTTAGATCTGCTGATTTGGGTCCTACTTTGTTGACAAGACCTGGACAACCAACACTTACCAGAGTGCCACCACCCATTCTCCCAAGGCCATCACAGCAGACAGGAAGCAGTAATTTGAACACTTTCAGACCTGCTTACAGTTCATTTTCTTCTGGATATGGTGCCTATGGAAATTCATTTTATGGAAGCTATAGCCCTTACAGTTATGGATATAATGGGCTGGGCTATAACCGCCTTCGTTTAGATGATCTTCCACCTAGTAGATTTGTTCAGCAAGCTGAAGAGAGCAGCAGAGGTGCATTTCAGTCCATTGAAAGTATTGTGCATGCATTTGCCTCTGTCAGCATGATGATGGATGCCACTTTTTCAGCTGTCTATAACAGTTTCAGGGCTGTATTGGATGTAGCAAACCACTTTTCCCGATTAAAAATACACTTTACAAAGGTTTTTTCAGCTTTTGCATTAGTTAGGACTATAAGGTACCTTTATAGACGGTTACAGTGGATGATAGGTTTAAGAAGAGGCTTGGAGAATGAGGACGtatgggcagaaagtgaaggaactGTGGCTTGCCTTGGTGCTGAGGACAGAGCAGCTAACTCAGCAAAATCTTGGCCAATATTCTTATTCTTTGCTGTTATCTTTGGTGGACCTTACCTCATCTGGAAACTGCTATCTACTCACAGTGATGATGTAACAGGTAAGAGTAATAGAATGGGTTTAACAACCATGTaacaaggacttccttggtggtccagcagttaagacttcaccttccaatgtggaggtgtgggttcaatccctggtcagagagctatgatcccacatacctcacagCCAGAAAACTAAAACATCCAAACAGAAGCAATgctaaattcaataaagacttttaaaaaatggtatatatcaaaacaaaaaataccataAATGTCTTAAATTTCAATAATAGATTAGTTAAATTagcttttttatattcatttgtatttagTCTTTTGATTgagttatttttttcagttaagaaCTTTAAAACTAGAAGAGGAACATATAGCAAAAACAGACTTGTTGATTTATTCTTTGTTAGTTCAGTTTAACAGCACACATTACTTAACTACTGTAAACAAAGTACTAAACTTGATGCTGTAGATGATACAGAGATAACATAGGGAATAAACCCCTTAtcctttttaaaacttactgAGAGAGAGGTAGGTGAGACACATATAGGTAAGTGTAGTGAGGCGTAAAGAGTGTAAGGAGTATGACAGTTGGGGAGAAACAAGACTTATTGAGCCTTTTTATATGCAAAACACTGTGCTaagtattttttgtattttactcatttaattcttacaacaccATGCACGGCATTGCCTTTTCtctttaaacaataaaatttgctcttcttaaaa includes:
- the PEX13 gene encoding peroxisome biogenesis factor 13, whose product is MASQPPPPPKPWETRRIPGTGPGPGPGPTFQSADLGPTLLTRPGQPTLTRVPPPILPRPSQQTGSSNLNTFRPAYSSFSSGYGAYGNSFYGSYSPYSYGYNGLGYNRLRLDDLPPSRFVQQAEESSRGAFQSIESIVHAFASVSMMMDATFSAVYNSFRAVLDVANHFSRLKIHFTKVFSAFALVRTIRYLYRRLQWMIGLRRGLENEDVWAESEGTVACLGAEDRAANSAKSWPIFLFFAVIFGGPYLIWKLLSTHSDDVTDNTNWANGEDDHVVARAEYDFVAVSEEEISFRAGDMLNLALKEQQPRVRGWLLASLDGQTTGLIPANYVKILGKRRGRKTVESSKISKQQQSFTNTTLIKGATAADSLDEQEAAFESVFVETNKVPVASDSTGKNGDKQDL